Proteins encoded together in one Triticum dicoccoides isolate Atlit2015 ecotype Zavitan unplaced genomic scaffold, WEW_v2.0 scaffold39693, whole genome shotgun sequence window:
- the LOC119346106 gene encoding uncharacterized protein LOC119346106: PCGICTLAATDPDEVVVRRAKYLLTNGFRCYSLFKNNCEDFAIYCKTGLLVAEQGNVGLGQSGQAVSIIGGPLAAVVSTPFRLVTTNIYGVAVMAVGVYCVSRYAGDIGNRRDVLKVEVEDLTAGLASGRIRPANISQLATPGQVQVPAVTTLVAA, translated from the coding sequence ccttgcgggatctgcaCACTTGCTGCCACTGATCCTGACGAGGTGGTTGTCCGACGTGCCAAATACTTGTTGACCAATGGTTTCAGGTGCTACAGCCTGTTCAAGAACAACTGCGAAGACTTTGCTATATACTGCAAGACTGGTCTGCTTGTGGCTGAGCAAGGCAACGTCGGGCTCGGGCAGAGTGGGCAGGCTGTGTCCATCATCGGCGGCCCTCTTGCTGCTGTGGTTTCGACCCCTTTCCGCCTAGTAACCACGAACATCTATGGAGTGGCGGTGATGGCTGTCGGGGTGTACTGTGTCAGCAGGTATGCAGGTGACATTGGCAACCGCCGAGACGTGCTGAAAGTGGAAGTGGAGGACCTGACTGCCGGGCTCGCAAGCGGCCGGATTCGTCCGGCGAACATCAGTCAGCTGGCCACTCCAGGGCAAGTCCAGGTTCCGGCCGTGACCACACTAGTTGCTGCTTAG